The genomic stretch TCGCCAGATTCACGCCGCGTAACACCTCCGTGGTGGGAAGCGGTTTGCCGTCCGGGCCGCGCGTCTTGCCGCCGTACGACTTGCGGATCGCGCGCAATTCGATGAGCGGCGGGGGCGCGCTGGTGTCGTGATCGGCGGTTGCGCCGTCCGCGGAGGCGGGCGTTACCACGTGAATCTCCCGTCGGCGAGATGCGAGTGCGTGACGCCGGTCACGAGCCGGTCGCCCACGTTGAGGCCCGAGAGCACTTCGCCGCTCAGGCGGTCGTGCACGCCGATGCGCACGTCGCGCGTTCGCATGCGGCCGTCCACCTCCACGCGCGCGGTATAGCGGCCCGCCGTGGCGTTCACGGCGGTGAGCGCGGTGAGCGGCGCGACGATCACGTGGCGTGCGCGCGCCGCGACGAAGAAGACCTGCGCGCTCATTTGCGGCTTCAACTGCGCGTCGGTGTTGGCGACGTCGAACAGCACGGTATAGAGCACGACCTTGCCGCTGGTGGGCGCGTTCGCCTGCGTGCCGGTTGGCTGGCCGCTGCTTTCGGGCGAGGTGGCCGGGTTCGGCGGCGCGGGCAGGATCTGGCGCACCGTGGCGTTCCAGCGCCGGTCGGTCGAGCCGAGTGTGGTGAAGTACACCGGCATGCCCGGCTTCACGCGCAGGATGTCGGCTTCGGACACCTGGGTCCAGACCGTCATCGTCGAAAGATCGGCAATGCGCAGGATGTTGGGCGTCTGGTAGGTCGCGTTGAGCGTCTGGCCTTCGCGGGCGTCGAGCGTGACCACGGTGCCGCTCATCGGCGCATAAATGCGCGTGTAGCCGAGCTGCGCCTCGTCGCCCTTGAGGTTCGACTGCGAACCGGCGATCTGCGCGCTGAGATTGTCGAGCGTCGCGCGCGCGGCCACGAGCGCGGCCTGCGCCGTTTGCAGGTCTTCCTCGCGCGTCGAGCCTTCGGCCGCCATGCGGCGCTGGCGGTCGTACTGCTGTTGCGCGAGCACGCGTTGCGCCTCGGCGCCCACGCGCTGCGCGCGCAGGCTCGCGAGCGTGGACTGATCGACGTCGACCTTGGCCTGCTGCACGCTCGGATCGATCTCCACGAGCAGCGAGCCGCGTTGCACGAGATCGCCGGGCTGCACGTGCAGATGGCGAATCTCCCCGGACGCCTGCGAACCCACGTCGACATAACTATGCGGCTGCACGGTGCCGAGCGCGGTCACGCTCGACTCGATGTCGCCGCGCGCGATCGTCACGGTCGTGACGCGCTCGACGGTGCGAACGAACACGGCCCAGGCGCTCCACGCGACGAGCAGCAGAACGATCAGGAACAGGGCGGTTTTCGACCGCCGCTTGAACAGGGAGATCATGGGCGCAGGAGAGTGGGTCGCGCGAAGGGCGGGGCCATGCTACCTCAACTGGCGCGCATCGGGCCGATGTCTCGTCGATATCGGCGGCCGGCCGAACCGCGTCGAGCCGCGCCGAACCGCGTCACGCGTTTTCGAGCCGCCGCAGGTAGCGTTGCGGCGTGTCGCCGAGCGTCTTGCGGAACATCGAAATGAACGCGCTGGAGCTTTGATAGCCGAGATCGGCGGCGATGGTCGCGACCGGCACGTCGAGCGCGAGCTTCGCCACGGCCTCCACGAGCCGCAGCTGCTGGCGCCATTGCCCGAAGCTCAGGCCGGTTTCCTCGCGAAACAGCCGCGCGAGCGTGCGCACGCTCGCGCCCACGCGCTCGCTCCAGATCTCGATCGTGTCATTGTTCTGCGGAAAGCTCAGCAACTGCTCGCAGATCGACCGCAGACGCCGGTCTTGCGGCAAGGGCAGCGTGCCGCTCGTGAGCGGCGAGGCCTGCGAGAGTTCGAGCAGGAACAGCGAGAGCGCGAGCGCCGAGCGGCGTTCCGGCGCGCCGTTCGCGGCGCGGCTTGCGCCGCCGTTCCCGTCCGCATCCTGCTGGGCGACGAGCGTGTTCACGAGCGCGTCGAGCAACTGGCCCACGCGCAGCACCCGGCACGACGTCCAGCGCGCGAGTGCCGCGTCGGCATCGGGCAGCACCCACGCCGAGCGCACGTTCACCGCGCCGATCGCGTGCAGTTCGTGCGGCACCGTGGGCGGCAGCCAGATGCCGTGAAACGGCGGCAGCGTCCAGATGCCGGCGGGCGTGAGCACGCGCAGCACGCCGCGCGTGACGTACACCAGTTGCGCCTCCTCGTGCGCGTGCCAGACCTCGCGAAAGCCGTTCTCGTATTCCCACGTGCGCGCCTCCACCAGCGCGGCCTGCGTGGACGCGCTGATCGTGTAGCGCTGGCGCCAGATCGGATTGACGTTCTCGATTTCGATTTGATCCATCGAATTTAGGCAAAAAGTTGACCGTTTTGCGACATAGGTTGGCAATACAAAGCAAAGGTGCCGCCCGTATCCTTGTCAGTAGCTCGCCGCGCCGTGGATGATGGCGATCGCAAGCGGGAATGATTCTCATTCTCTCATGAACTTTACGTTCGGCTGAACGCTTTGCGCGGCGCTTTTTGCGAGGTCGCGCACTTTTCTGCGCGGTTTTCGCGCGACTTTTTGAACTCACAACGAACTTTCGGGGATGAAACCGGGGATGGCACGACAATCAGCGGGCCGGGCGCGACCCAGCCTGCATCGCACGACGCACACCACACGCCACACGCGGGCCTTCCCGCTTTCGATGATCGCCACGGCCTGCCTGCTGGCGAGCCCGGCTTACGCGCAGACCAGCGCGGGCACGAGCACCGGCACGGACAGCAGCGCCGCCACGGCGGCGACGCTGCCCGCCGTGCGTATCCTGGGCATGCGCGAGGCCGAAACGGCGACGAGCCCGGTGGACGGCTACGTGGCCACACGCACCGCAACGGGCACCAAGACCGACACGCCGCTCGTCGACGTGCCGCAGTCGATCTCGGTCATCACGGCCGACCAGATCGACGCGCAGGGCGCGCAGACCGTGGGGCAGGCGCTGCGCTACACGCCGGGCGTGATCGGCGAACAATACGGCGGCCTGAACACGACGATCGATTACTACGTCGTGCGCGGCTTTCCGAACCAGTTTCCGTTCGTCGACGGTTTGTCGACGCAAACCTACTTCACGCTGCTCGCGCCCGCCGTGGACCCGTACGCGCTCGAACGCATCGACGTCATGCGCGGCCCGACTTCGGTGCTCTACGGGCAGAACATTCCCGGCGGCATGATCAATCTCGTGACCAAGCGGCCCACCGAAACGCCGCTGCACGAAGTCTCGTTCGACGTGGGCAGTCACGGCACGGTGGGCGGCCGCTTCGACTTGAGCGGTCCGCTCACGAAGGACGGCACCGTGCTGTATCGCGTCACGGGCGAGGCGGGCACGGCGGGGTCGCAGGTCGATTACCAGACCGACAAGCGCTTCTTCCTCGCGCCCGCGCTCACGTGGAAGCCTTCCGCCGACACGAGCTTCACGCTGCTGTCGCACTTCAGCTATCGCAACAGCAGCGATCCGACCGACGACCTGCCGGCTGTCGGCACGCTCGTTCCGGGGCCGAACGGCGCGCGCATCGGCACGAACGTGTTCGACGGCGAGCCCAATTTCAACGAGATTCGCCGTAGCGAGGCGTCGATCGGCTACGAGTTTTCGCACCGCTTCAACGAGGCGTTCACGGTGCGCCAGAACCTGCGCTATACGCACGTGAATCTCAACGAAGACGTAATGGGCAATGCCGGTCTGGAGGACGACCAGCAGACGATCGACCGCTACGCGTTCAACGCGCGGGCGAGTTCCGACGTGTTCTCGCTCGACAACCAGGCGCAGTTCAAGTTCGACACGGGCGTGTTGAGTCATACGGCGCTCGTGGGCGTGGACTATGTGCATTCGATCGACCGCTGGGCCGAAAACGACGGCACCGTGGACCCGCTCAATCTCTACAGCCCCGTGTACGGCAGCCCCGTGCAACTGGGCGGCGTGGACTACAGCGTCGAACATCATCTCGATCAGGTCGGCCTCTATGCGCAGGACCAGATTCGTTTCGGCAAGCTGGTTGCCACCTTCGGCGTGCGCCAGGACTGGGCCAGCACCGACGAGTACGATCGCCTCGCAGGCGCAACCGATCAGGACAACGATGCAAAGCGCTTCACGTATCGCGCGGGGCTCGTGTACCAGTTCGACAGCGGCGTGGCGCCCTATGTGAATTACGCGACCTCGTTCCAGCCGGGCCTGGGCGTGACCTACGACGGCTCCGCGCTCAAGCCCACCACGGGCCAGAGCTTCGAAGTGGGCGTGAAGTATCAGCCGCCGGGGCAAAAGAGCTTTGCCATGGTGTCGCTCTACAACATCCTGCAAAAGAACGTGACCGAGGCCGACGTCGATCACCCCGAAGGCAGCTATGTCGTGCAGACGGGCGCGCAGCGCGTGAAGGGCATCGAGGTCTCGGGCGTGGCCGACCTCGGCGCGGGGCTGAGCCTCACGGCCGCGTACACGTACATGAACGGCACGATTGCGTCGAGCGATCAGGGCTACGCGGGCAACCAAGCGCCCAACGTACCGCACAACATGGCGAGCGCGTGGCTCGACAAGACCTTCCAGCGCGGCTGGTGGCGCGGCTTCGGCGTGGGCGCGGGCGTGCGCTATATCGGCCCGCAATACGGCGATCAATCGAACGACGTGAAGATGGCGTCCGTCACGCTGGTGGACGCGGCCATTCACTACGATATCGAGCGCTGGCGCTTCGCGGTGAATGCGCAGAATCTGTTCGATCGCGTGTACGTGAATTGCCAGGGCACGAATTACTGCGCGTACGGCGTGCGGCGCAGCGTGATCGGCCGCGCGACTTATCAGTGGTGATTGCGCTTCGTGCGCTTCGTGCGTTTCGTGCGCGCGCCGGGGCCAGGGCTTGCGGGCGTAACGCGTAGGCGCACGACTTGCTCCTGATCGGTATCGACGGTGCGATCAGGAGCGGTCACCATGAACAGAAGCTGGTTTTCCCGTTTTTCCAGCTGGCTTTCGTCGATGGCGGGACGGCCCGCGACCTTCGTGCTCGCGGCGGTTCTCGTCATCGTCTGGGCGGTGACCGGTCCCATGTTTCATTACAGCGACACGTGGCAACTGGTCATCAACACGTCGACGACGATCGTCACCTTCCTCATGGTGTTCCTGATTCAGAACACGCAGAACCGCGACACCGCGGCCATGCAGATCAAGCTCGACGAATTGATCCGCGCCTTGAACGGCGCGCATAACGCGCTGCTCGATCTGGAAGAACTCGACGAGAAAGAGTTGACGCGCTTTCGCCGGCAATACGAAAAGCTCGCGGACGAGGCGCGCGTGGCCTTGCGCGACGGCACGCCGGACACCGACTCGCCGTTCGTCAGTAGCAACGAGGAAGACGGCGAAGGCAAGCGCGACGGCGCGTAAGTCCGTCGCGTGACAGCATGCAGCGCCGCCGTGTTACAGCAGTTCGGCGGCGAAGCGCCGGTAGATCCATGCCGAGCACGCGGCGACCAGGAGCGCGAACCACACGGCAAACAGGTCTTCGAACAACTGGGCGACGGCATGCAGGCTATTGCGGCCGAATATCGCGGCGATAGCGAACACGAGCAGGATCACGGGGAGTGCCGCGAACCCTCCCGTGACGCCGAGCACGCACAACGTGCCGTAGATCTTGCGCGCATTGCCGCGCGTGTCGCGCCACGCGGCGCGCCAGCGTAGCGGCCTGCCCAGCGAAGCCTGCGTGTTGATGAGACTAATGCGCGCGCTGAGCCACGCATAGACCCAGGCCAGCACCACCGCGAACACGGCCACGCCGCCCCTGCCGGGCCCATGCGACTGGATGGCCCAACTCAGGCCGGAGAACGCGAAACACGCGACGATGCCGACGACGATAGCGAGGAAACTCAGGCCATACGTGACGACGACATGACGCCAGTACGCGCCGCCCAGAAATGCGTGCCGGCTCACGGGCGGCTCGTCGAGCACGACGAAACGGTGCATTTGAACGATCGCGATACTCAGTAGCAACGCCTGTAGCGCCCAGAGCACGCCCAGTGCGGCATAAGTGGGCAGCGTGTTAGCGTGGGCCGATCTCACATAGCTGCGCTCGAGGTCGAGAAAATAGACCCCCGCGACCAGCAATGCGATGAACAACGGACTGCGCCGCGTGATGCGCCACGCATCGACCCAGGCTCCCGTCACACACTGAGCGAAATTCATCGTGTTCCCCGTTGCGTTCTTTTCGCTGCGCGGGCGTGGCGTCTCGTCTGGAATGCCTTGTGCCCGCTCTTGCGCATTGATTTTTTCGATCGAATGTCGCGTTCAGCCGCCCTGCAAAAACTGACTCGGCGATACCCCCACGTGACGCGCGAAGGCCACGCTGAACGCACTCGCGGAACTATACCCGACCCGCTCCGCCACTTGTGCGATCCCGCCCACCTTGCGGCGCAGGAGATTTTTCGCGACCGCCATGCGCCACGAGAGCAGGTACTCCATGGGCGCGACGCCCACCGCGCGGCTGAAGCGCTCGAAGAACGCGGAACGCGACAGCGCGGCCGTCTCGGCGAGTTGCGCGACGGTCCACGCTTTTTCGGGGCGCTCGTGCATCTCGCGGATCGCGAGGGCGAGGCGCGCGTCGGTGAGGCCGCGCACGAGGCCGGGCGCGGTTGCGGTTTGCGTGGAGCGCAGCGCTTCGATCAGCAGCACTTCGAGCAGCCGCGCGAGCACGACGTCGCGCGCGGGCCGCTGTTCGCGTGACTCGTCGCGCACGAGTTTGACGAGCGTGCCGAGGCGCGGGTCGCCGCGCACGTGCACGAGTTCGGGCAAGAGCGAAAGCAGCAGGGCCGCGTCGGGCGAACCGAATACGCAATGGCCGATCAGGAACTGCACGTCGGCAGGCGCTTCGGTATCGCCGAGCCGAAAGCCGCCGCCGATGAGCTCGGTGGGTGCCGTGTCGTCGTCGCTGGGTGCGGGCGGTTCGAGACTCGTCATCTCGAACGACAGCACCTCGGGCAGGAGGACAAAGTCGCCGGCCTCGAGTGTGATGGCGGCTTGCCCGTTCGGGCTCAGCCGGCTGCCGCCTTCGAGCACGACGCAATAGAACGGATCGGTGCCGCAACCGCGGCGCACACGCCACCGGCCCGCGCCGCCAACGACCTTGGAGAACGTGGCCTGCGGTTGCAGCAGCGTGACGATCTCCGCGAGTGGGTCGATCATTGCCGGACTCTCTCGAATGAAAAGTGGACGCTCGATTGTAGCAAGTCCGGTCGCGGCGAATTATCGTTATTCACACACCGCGCCGCGCGTTGCGCCACAACTCGCGCCGCATTCAACCCGCAAGGAAACGCTCATGCAAACCGTACTGATCACCGGCTGTTCGTCCGGCTTTGGCCTCGAGACCGCCCGCTATTTTCTCGAACGCGACTGGAACGTGATCGCGACCATGCGCACGCCGCGCGAAGACGTGCTGCCGGCGTCGAACCATCTGCGCGTGATCGCGCTCGACGTGACCGACGCACAGAGCATTCGCCGCGCCGTGGACGAGGCCGGTCCCGTTGACGTGCTCGTCAACAATGCCGGCATCGGCTTTCTGAATGCGCTGGAAGGCACGCCGATGGACACCGCGCGCGAAGTGTTCGAAACCAACACGCTCGGCACGATCGCCATGACACAGGCCGTGTTGCCGCAAATGCGCGAGCGCAAGAGCGGGGTGATCGTCAACGTGACGTCGACGGTGACGGTGCGCCCGCTGCATCTGCTCTCGGTGTACACGGCGAGCAAGTCGGCGGTCAATGCGTTCACGGAATCGCTCGCGCTCGAACTCGAACCGTTCAACGTGCGCGCGCGCATCGTATTGCCGGGCCGCGCGCCCGACACGCGTTTCGGCGACAACGCCCGTACGCGCATGCTCAACGGTTTCCCCAAGCCGTACGAGGGCCTCGTGCAGGACGTTTTTGCGCGCTGGGAGAAGGACCCGACCATCACGCACTCGCGCGATGTGGCGGAAGCCGTCTATCGCGCCGCCACCGACCCCGCTTGCCCGATGAGCCTGCCCGCGGGCGCCGACGCGCACATCTGGTGGAATGCCGCGCACGCGAAGGCGTAAGCCTTGCCGCTGGCGTTGCGTGGCCGCTCGATAACTGCCCGATAAGCGCCCGACAAGCGCTCGATGAATGCGGGAAGGCGGCCACGCAACGGGGTTTTACGGCTGCGCGGGCGCGTTGCTCCACGCCGCGGCCTCCGCCGTTTTTCCGGTGACGGAATAGAGCACTTTGGTATTGCGTGTCTGCAGGAAGTCGTCGAGCGTTTCGCCGCGCATGGCCGCGTAGATGTGCAGATTCGACACGCCCACGACCGCGCCGAGCTTCTCCAGCATGAAGAAAATCACGCCGTAGTGAATCAGCCCGCGCCAGTCGCGGCGGCGCACGAGATCGCGCTCTTCCTCGCTCAGGCCCGCGGCTTCGAAAGTCGCTTCGGGATCCTCAAGAAACGCGCGTCGATGCGCCTCGCCGATCATCGCGTGCAGATACTTGTTCAGCCGGTACGCCTTCACGCTCGCCGCGAGATCGAACGGATACGTGCCCTCGAGTGCGCCGGCGCCGTCGAGCTGTTGGGCGATATGCGCGCGCTGCCGTGCGTTGGCCGCGCCCGGTAGCGGCTTCGCGGTGTTTTCCAGCACGAGCGTGCCGATGCCCGTCATCGAAGGCAGGTAGTAGCCGCTGTGCACCGGCTTGACGCTGCCCGCGAGCGCGCCGCGCATGATCAGCCACATGATGACTTCCGCGCCTTCCAGACCGCCTTGTGCCGCGAGTTCGGCGTGCGTCATTTGCGCGAGCGCTTCGGGATCGTGCGTGATCGCTTCCATGAACTGATGATCCCACGGCACGTTGTTGAAGCCCGCGCGCTCGCCGTGCACCTGATGCGAGAGACCGCCCGTGGCCATCACGACCACGCGCAAATCGTCAGGATAACTATCAATGGCGCGGCGCAGCGCCTGACCGAGCTTGTAGCAGCGGCGTGCGGTCGGAATCGGGAATTGCAGCACGCCCACCTGGAGCGGCACGACCGTGGTGGGCCAGCCGGTTTCGTCGTGGTCGAGCAGCGCCGACATTGGCGAGAAAAAGCCGTGATCCAGCGGCTTGTCCTGGAAGAACGCCATGTCGAATTCGTCGGCGCACAGGCTCATGCCCAGGTGTCGCGCGAATTGCGGATTTCCCGCGACGGGCGGCAGATCGCGCACGCCGCCGCCTTCGTCGGCCACATGATATTCGCCGCCGATGCCGAGCGCGAACGCCGAGTAATGGTCGAAGAAGAACGAGGTCACGTGATCGTTGTAGACGTACACGATCACGTCGGGCCGTTGCTCGCGCAACCAGCGCTTGACGGGCTCGAAGGTCGCGAAGATCGGCGCCCAGGCCGGATCGTCCTGCTTGTTCGCGTCGAGCGCGAAGCCGATGGTCGGGGTGTGCGAAACGGCGATGCCGCCAACGAGCGTGGCCATGAGTCTCCTCCTGTACGTGAATGCGATGCGATGATCCGCACTTTAGATTTAAGCGCCGGTTAAGTAAATTGACATTTTTGGCAAAAATCAATAACCTCAGGTTATGAAAAGCGCCGAAATTACCGCTGCCGTGCCCGATTTTCTTGCCGATGCCGCAGCGGAGCCCACGAGCGAACCGCGCGCGCGCATCCTCGCGCGGCTGCGTCTCCGGCACCTCAATTGCATCGTCGCCATCGCGCAGGAGCGCACGATGGCGCGTGCCGCGGCACGCCTGCATCTGAGCCAGCCCGCCGTTTCCAAAACCCTGAGCGAACTGGAGGAATGGGCGGGCACGCGGCTCGTCGAGCGCGGGCGTAACGGCGCGTCGCTCACGGCCGAGGGCGAGCATTTCCTGCGTTACGCGCTGGACGTGCGGCGCGCGGTGGACGCTTCGGCGGCGGCGCTCGCGCGCGAGCATCCCGCGCAGGCGGCCGCGGTGCGTATCGGCGCGCTGCCCACGGTGCAGACAGCGGTGCTGCCGCGGGCGATCGTTGGCCTGCAGGCGGTCATGCCGGGCGTGGGTGTGAAGGTGGAAGTGGCCTCGAACGCCGACCTGCTGGGCGCGCTGAAGGCAGGCGACATCGACATGATGATCGGCCGCATGGCCGAGCCCGCGAGCATGCCCGGCATCTCGTTCGAATATCTCTACACGGAGTCGCTGGTGCTCGTGGCGCGCGCGGGGCATCCGCTCGCGCAGGCACGCGCGACGCTATCGCTCGAAGACGCGCTGGCGTATCCGCTGGCGATCGCGGGCGAGCACACGGCGCCGCGTCATCACACCGAGGCGTTCTTCGAGTCGCGCGGGCTGACATTGCCGGCCGGTTGCGTGGAGACGCAGTCGCTCGCGGTGGCGCGTCTGGTCGTGATGCGCTCGGACGCGGTCTGGATCGTGCCGCAGCGCGTGGCCGACGACGATATCGCAGCCGGACTGCTCGCGGTGATCGACGTACCCGCGCCGCGAGGCGTGGAGCAGATCGGCATGCTGCGCCGCAGCGCCGAACCGCTTTCCGAAGCGAGCGGCGCTTTTGCCGAGCAGTTGCGCCGCGCGATCCTCGTGTGAAGCGTGCGCCGGGCGCGGAATAAAACGCAAGGGAGAAAGGAATGCAGAACGGGCAGAACGCGGCGCACGAGTTGCCGCGGCAAGTGGTGGAAGACTTCAACGGCAATGGTCTGGAAGCGCGCCTGGGCGACGCGTTCCGGCTTTCGACCGTGGGCGAGGATGGCTGGCCGCATGCCGCGCAGTTGAGCGTGGGCGAAATTCTCGCGGTGAGCGCGGTGGAACTGCTCGTGGCGGTATGGCCGAATTCACATACTGCCGGGAATCTGAAACGAGACGGCAAGCTCACGCTGTCGCTCGTGCACGACGGCGCGCTGCTCGAGATTCGCGCCACGGCGCGCATGGCCGCCGAACAGCAAACCGCGCTCGGTCTCACGGTGTTTCGCGTGACGGTCGCGGCCGTCAACGAACATCGCGCGAAATACGCGGAGGTGACCAGCGGCGTGACGTTTCGTCTGCATGACCCGCAAGCGGTACTTGCGCGCTGGCGCGAGCAGATCGCGATGCTGCGCGCGATCTGAGCGTGACCGGATCCTCGAATTCTTGTTAGTATTCAAATACTGGTGAGTATTCGAAAGCCGTGCGGCGCGCTGTGAAGTTGCGAGGCCGCTACGCCGCTCTCAACGGCGCGTGTCGACCGGTGCGCGAAACACGCCGTGCAGGGCCACGCGCAGCAGATCGCCGGAAGTCGGCTTGCTGACGAAACTCATGGCGGGCGCGTAGGTCAGTTCGAACACGAGCGCGCCCACGGTTTCGGCGGCGAGGTCGGTATTGCCCGCGAGCGCGAGCAGGCGTTCGCCCAGCGCGCCCCATTGCGCGCGCAGCACCTTTTCCTGCGACTTGCGAAACGTGGCGGCGGGCTTGGCGTTGCGCGAGTAGTCGAGGATCAGCGAGGGCCAGTTGCCTTTGCGCGAGCTTTTCTCGGCCCAGTGCGCAATGGCGTCGATCGCTTCGTCGATCGTGCCGGCGCCGGCGAGCGCCGCGAGAATGGCGGCGAGACTCTGCTTGCCGTGCTCGTCGAGCACTTCGAGAAAGAGGCTTTCCTTGCCGTCGAAGTTGGAGTAGACCGCGCCTTTACTGAAGCCGGCTTCTTCGGCAATGCGGTCGAGCGACGTGGCCGCGTAGCCGTCCCGGGTAAACAGCGTTCGCGCAACGCTGACGAGTTTGGTGCGGGTCAGCGCCTGGCTTTCCTCGCGGGTCATGCGGGCCATACAGGGTCCTCGGCGTATTCGTTGGTGTTTTGTATTGCGTGCGTGGCGGAATCTCGATACCGTCGGGTATTCCGATGCGACGCTTATTTTTTTATGCCGGGTGGCCTGATAGTGCATGCCGACGGCAGACGCGCATTCTACCAAGCCGCGCCAGCGGCCATGGCGAAGTTCAACCAGCAAGGAGCCACGATGACGAACCATCCCGCACCGACGATCAAACTGCACAACGGCGTCGAGATGCCGCAAACCGGTCTGGGGACCTGGCCGCTCGACGATACGGGCGCGGCCCAAGCCGTGGCAAGCGCGTTGCAGACCGGTTATCGGCTCGTGGACACGGCGGAAAACTACGGCAACGAAACGGGCGTGGGCGAGGGCATTCGTCAGTCGGGCGTGGCGCGCGACGCGATCTTCGTGACGAGCAAGTTCAATCGCGCATGGCATAGCGTGGAAGGTGCGCAAGCGGCTTGCGAGGCGAGCTTGAAACGGCTCGGGCTCGACTATCTCGACCTGCTGCTGATTCACTGGCCGAATCCCGATCAAGACCGCTATGTGGAGGCGTTCGAAGGACTCGTGCGTCTGCTCGAAGCCGGCAAGGTACGCGCGATCGGCACGTCGAACTTCAAGCCCGACCACTTGCAGCGCCTGTTCGACGCGGGCTTCGTGCCGCATGTGAACCAGATTCAGCTCGATCCCTATCACGCGCGCGAAGATCTCGTGGCGATTCACATGGAACGCGGCATCGTGACGGAAACCTGGAGCCCGATCGGGCGCGGCGGCGAATTGCTCGCCGAGCCGCTGGTCGTGTCGATCGCGCAGCGTTACGGGCGCACGCCTGCGCAGATCGTGTTGCGCTGGCAGGTGCAGCGCGGTTTTGTGCCGGTGCCGAAATCGGCGGACCCGGAGCGTCAGGCGCTGAATCTCGACATCTTCGATTTCCAGCTCACCGACGAAGAAATGACCGCCGTGGCCACGCTCAAACGCGACGACCCGCAGATGCTCGACGCGGACGTCTTCGGGCACTGAAGACTGCGCAGCGGGTGCGGGGCACGCTGGTACGTCGCTTGCTCAAATGGTGGAAACGGTCTTGCGGAGTCCACCCATCATGACGATTTCGTTCCCTGAAGGCCCGCTCGTCTACGACGGCGATCAGCTCGCGCTCATCTTTACCGCTCAGGCAGACGGCGAAGCGGTCGAGTGCCTCATCACGGCCGAGGCGCTCGAAGATCATTGCGGCGCGAAGTCGGCGCGCGAGCCAGACCTGCGCGCCGCGTTCGAGTCGCATCGGGGCGCTATTGAAAAAGCGGCCGCCCGTCTTATCGAAGAGACGCAGGCGGCCGCGGTCAAGCTGCACAGCGGCTATTTGCGCATGTACGGCAGCAAGTAAGCGCTCAATGAGCGCTCAATGTCAAAGCGCTCAACGCAGATGCTTCGCGAGAAACGCGTGCATCAGCGCGGCCGCTTCGTCCACTTTCTCGTCCAGCGCGAAGTGGCCCGCGTCGAGCAAATGCACTTCGGCTTCGGGTAAATCGCGCTGATACGCGGCGCCCGCCGCGGCGATGAACGACGCGTCGTAGCGCCCCCACATCACCAGCGTGCGAGGTTGTTGCGCGCGCAACCACGCTTGCCATTTCGGATACGACGCCACGTTGGTGCGATAGTCGTAGAGCAGCGCCGCCTGAATCTCGGCCTGGCCGGGACGCGTGAGAAACGCGTATTCGTCGCTCCAGGTGTCGGGGTTGTAGCGCTCGGGGTGCGGGCTGTCGCCATCGTGACGAAACTTCGTGCCTTCATAGGACGTGAAGGCGGTGAACACTTCCGGGTGCGCCTGCGGGTCGGCCCAATACTGCTTGATCGCGGCCCATTTGCGGCCGAGACTTTCCTCGTGGCTGTTCGCGTTCTGGATCACGAGCGTCTGCAAACGTTCGGGATGCGCGAGCATGATGCGAAAGCCGATCGGGCCGCCGTAATCCTGCAGATACAGGCTATAACGGTCGATGCCGAGTTGTTCGAGCCATGCGTTCGTGACCTGCGCGAGATGGTCGAACGTATAGGCGAATTGCGCGGGCGGTGGCGCGTCGCTGTGACCGAAGCCGGGATAGTCGGGTGCGATGACGTGATAGCGCGTGGCGAGCAGCGGGATCAACGTGTC from Paraburkholderia acidisoli encodes the following:
- a CDS encoding SDR family oxidoreductase codes for the protein MQTVLITGCSSGFGLETARYFLERDWNVIATMRTPREDVLPASNHLRVIALDVTDAQSIRRAVDEAGPVDVLVNNAGIGFLNALEGTPMDTAREVFETNTLGTIAMTQAVLPQMRERKSGVIVNVTSTVTVRPLHLLSVYTASKSAVNAFTESLALELEPFNVRARIVLPGRAPDTRFGDNARTRMLNGFPKPYEGLVQDVFARWEKDPTITHSRDVAEAVYRAATDPACPMSLPAGADAHIWWNAAHAKA
- a CDS encoding gallate dioxygenase, which gives rise to MATLVGGIAVSHTPTIGFALDANKQDDPAWAPIFATFEPVKRWLREQRPDVIVYVYNDHVTSFFFDHYSAFALGIGGEYHVADEGGGVRDLPPVAGNPQFARHLGMSLCADEFDMAFFQDKPLDHGFFSPMSALLDHDETGWPTTVVPLQVGVLQFPIPTARRCYKLGQALRRAIDSYPDDLRVVVMATGGLSHQVHGERAGFNNVPWDHQFMEAITHDPEALAQMTHAELAAQGGLEGAEVIMWLIMRGALAGSVKPVHSGYYLPSMTGIGTLVLENTAKPLPGAANARQRAHIAQQLDGAGALEGTYPFDLAASVKAYRLNKYLHAMIGEAHRRAFLEDPEATFEAAGLSEEERDLVRRRDWRGLIHYGVIFFMLEKLGAVVGVSNLHIYAAMRGETLDDFLQTRNTKVLYSVTGKTAEAAAWSNAPAQP
- a CDS encoding LysR substrate-binding domain-containing protein — translated: MKSAEITAAVPDFLADAAAEPTSEPRARILARLRLRHLNCIVAIAQERTMARAAARLHLSQPAVSKTLSELEEWAGTRLVERGRNGASLTAEGEHFLRYALDVRRAVDASAAALAREHPAQAAAVRIGALPTVQTAVLPRAIVGLQAVMPGVGVKVEVASNADLLGALKAGDIDMMIGRMAEPASMPGISFEYLYTESLVLVARAGHPLAQARATLSLEDALAYPLAIAGEHTAPRHHTEAFFESRGLTLPAGCVETQSLAVARLVVMRSDAVWIVPQRVADDDIAAGLLAVIDVPAPRGVEQIGMLRRSAEPLSEASGAFAEQLRRAILV
- a CDS encoding pyridoxamine 5'-phosphate oxidase family protein: MQNGQNAAHELPRQVVEDFNGNGLEARLGDAFRLSTVGEDGWPHAAQLSVGEILAVSAVELLVAVWPNSHTAGNLKRDGKLTLSLVHDGALLEIRATARMAAEQQTALGLTVFRVTVAAVNEHRAKYAEVTSGVTFRLHDPQAVLARWREQIAMLRAI
- a CDS encoding TetR/AcrR family transcriptional regulator, with translation MARMTREESQALTRTKLVSVARTLFTRDGYAATSLDRIAEEAGFSKGAVYSNFDGKESLFLEVLDEHGKQSLAAILAALAGAGTIDEAIDAIAHWAEKSSRKGNWPSLILDYSRNAKPAATFRKSQEKVLRAQWGALGERLLALAGNTDLAAETVGALVFELTYAPAMSFVSKPTSGDLLRVALHGVFRAPVDTRR
- a CDS encoding aldo/keto reductase, which encodes MTNHPAPTIKLHNGVEMPQTGLGTWPLDDTGAAQAVASALQTGYRLVDTAENYGNETGVGEGIRQSGVARDAIFVTSKFNRAWHSVEGAQAACEASLKRLGLDYLDLLLIHWPNPDQDRYVEAFEGLVRLLEAGKVRAIGTSNFKPDHLQRLFDAGFVPHVNQIQLDPYHAREDLVAIHMERGIVTETWSPIGRGGELLAEPLVVSIAQRYGRTPAQIVLRWQVQRGFVPVPKSADPERQALNLDIFDFQLTDEEMTAVATLKRDDPQMLDADVFGH
- a CDS encoding DUF1488 family protein codes for the protein MTISFPEGPLVYDGDQLALIFTAQADGEAVECLITAEALEDHCGAKSAREPDLRAAFESHRGAIEKAAARLIEETQAAAVKLHSGYLRMYGSK